In Sphingobacteriaceae bacterium, a single genomic region encodes these proteins:
- a CDS encoding OmpA family protein, translated as MKKLAFILIFLCAKIIAQDEPVILKVGDKAPSFLINLQQNSVQSFNMPYMNRLVLLHFWSSSVGRSKVYNKTLNRIAGRYKNALYRNADGFEVVAIAVQSDKTAWNNSIKEDTLNNFTHGIALRGYKEEVCKLYRITQVPTDILIDHEGTILAINPHVRVLEDILDEKKNFLPVKKNVVGTLALSSNPSDLLRYSKLYLFDAYGDSLGLTTTNQNGGFVFGNIKLNQDFILKVDNQSDIITSDPIALYSQSGEKIMEGKTHKGGFIFYIPSGMANQITEGDHSTLGGKIGTVNVIKDLVFKNNGTGLLPKDETELNAIVLILQKNKSLAVEVKAYTDSKLKDAESYLLTKTQCNTVKNYLINKGVEESRIKQSPKGKSNPRKKCTNCSEDDHKSNRRIEFVVYKN; from the coding sequence GTGAAAAAATTAGCATTCATATTAATTTTTTTATGCGCAAAAATTATTGCACAGGATGAACCTGTTATTTTAAAAGTGGGAGATAAAGCGCCCTCTTTTTTAATAAACCTTCAGCAAAACAGTGTACAAAGTTTTAATATGCCGTACATGAATCGTTTGGTGCTTTTACATTTTTGGAGCAGTTCAGTAGGTCGGTCAAAAGTGTATAACAAAACATTAAATCGTATTGCCGGAAGATATAAAAATGCTTTATATAGAAATGCAGATGGATTTGAAGTTGTAGCTATTGCGGTACAAAGTGATAAAACTGCCTGGAATAATTCGATAAAAGAAGATACTCTAAATAATTTTACACATGGAATAGCCTTAAGAGGATATAAGGAAGAAGTTTGTAAATTATACAGAATTACACAAGTGCCAACCGATATATTAATTGATCATGAAGGGACCATTTTAGCAATTAATCCACATGTAAGAGTGCTGGAAGATATTCTGGACGAAAAGAAGAATTTTTTACCGGTCAAAAAAAATGTTGTTGGAACGTTGGCACTTTCCTCCAATCCTTCTGATCTTTTGCGCTACAGTAAATTATATTTGTTTGATGCATATGGTGATTCATTGGGATTAACCACCACAAATCAAAATGGCGGGTTTGTTTTCGGAAATATTAAATTAAATCAGGATTTCATTTTGAAAGTAGATAATCAGTCGGATATTATCACCTCTGATCCAATTGCGCTCTATTCGCAAAGCGGAGAAAAAATCATGGAAGGCAAAACCCACAAGGGCGGTTTTATTTTCTATATTCCATCGGGTATGGCTAATCAAATAACAGAAGGTGATCATTCAACCTTAGGCGGGAAAATTGGTACTGTAAATGTAATCAAGGATCTGGTATTCAAAAATAACGGAACCGGACTTTTACCCAAAGATGAAACGGAATTAAATGCTATAGTTTTAATTCTCCAAAAAAATAAGTCATTGGCAGTAGAGGTTAAGGCATATACAGATTCAAAATTAAAAGATGCTGAATCCTATTTACTAACTAAAACGCAATGCAATACAGTCAAAAATTATCTAATCAATAAAGGGGTGGAGGAATCTCGAATAAAACAAAGTCCTAAGGGCAAGTCAAATCCCCGTAAAAAATGTACCAATTGTAGTGAAGATGACCATAAATCAAACCGACGTATAGAGTTTGTAGTGTATAAAAACTGA
- a CDS encoding TlpA family protein disulfide reductase, with translation MSSCKSNKQPVVDSKPQNSPPSSSNIGLNLGNKAPDINLKSFNDSLIELSSLKGKMVLIDFWAAWCGPCRQENPIVVSAYNKFKSQEFKNASGFTVYSVSLDVNKAKWKNAVESDGLVWPYHVSDLKMWDGATVNTYDVKGIPTNFLINGEGIIVAKNLRGENLEKTLNKWVNQ, from the coding sequence ATGAGTTCGTGCAAATCGAATAAACAGCCTGTTGTTGATTCCAAACCCCAAAATTCTCCTCCGTCATCTTCAAATATTGGCTTAAATCTGGGAAACAAAGCACCTGATATAAATTTGAAATCATTTAACGACAGTTTAATCGAACTTTCTTCTTTAAAAGGTAAAATGGTACTTATTGATTTTTGGGCAGCTTGGTGCGGGCCTTGCCGACAAGAAAATCCGATAGTGGTTTCAGCTTATAACAAATTCAAAAGTCAGGAGTTTAAAAACGCCAGTGGATTTACGGTGTATTCTGTTTCTTTAGATGTAAATAAAGCAAAGTGGAAAAATGCTGTAGAAAGTGACGGATTAGTGTGGCCTTATCACGTAAGTGATTTAAAAATGTGGGATGGAGCAACCGTAAACACTTATGATGTGAAAGGTATACCCACCAATTTTTTAATTAATGGCGAAGGAATTATTGTGGCAAAAAATTTGAGGGGAGAAAATCTGGAGAAAACTTTAAATAAATGGGTGAACCAATAA
- the ybeY gene encoding rRNA maturation RNase YbeY: MAIHFTNTDTSFKLKNASLLKTWIKKIILAEKKELGKIYYVFLNDDELLKYNKKFLKHNTYTDIITFDYSSDKKLSAEIFISTERVRDNANKLSVPFEEELHRVMIHGILHLCGYKDKSKEAKLEMRKKEESALKKLVKHFPK; the protein is encoded by the coding sequence ATGGCCATTCACTTCACAAATACTGACACTAGTTTCAAATTAAAAAATGCAAGTTTGTTAAAAACTTGGATTAAAAAAATTATACTTGCCGAAAAAAAAGAATTGGGAAAAATTTATTACGTTTTTTTGAATGATGATGAATTGCTGAAATACAATAAGAAATTTCTTAAGCATAATACGTATACGGATATTATAACATTTGATTATTCTTCCGATAAAAAATTGAGCGCAGAAATTTTTATCAGTACCGAACGAGTTAGAGATAATGCAAACAAGTTATCAGTTCCCTTTGAAGAGGAATTACATCGGGTAATGATTCATGGGATTTTACATTTGTGTGGATATAAAGACAAATCTAAAGAAGCCAAATTAGAAATGCGAAAAAAGGAAGAAAGTGCTTTAAAGAAATTAGTTAAGCATTTTCCAAAGTAA
- the serS gene encoding serine--tRNA ligase, which yields MLQLNYIREKKEEVIQRLLIKNFSAAEEVMNKIIELDAARRNIQKQSDDLKAEANLIAKQIGELMKSGKKEEAEGVKLKTAEIKGKEKLLDDELKKLESDINSILLSVPNTANISVPKGKTAQDNEIVNEQGVKPNLGPQAKPHWDLTTKYDLIDFELGVKITGAGFPVYKGKGARLQRALINYFLEKATAAGYLEIQPPIVVNEESGYGTGQLPDKEGQMYHATIDNLYLIPTAEVPVTNIYRDVILKESELPIKNTAYTPCFRREAGSYGKDVRGLNRLHQFDKVEIVQIAHPDKSYEILEQMREYVSGLLVELELPFRTLKLCGGDMSFASALTYDLEVWSAAQQRWLEVSSVSNFESFQTNRLKCRFKDANGKTQLAHSLNGSALALPRIVAALLENNQTESGIKIPKVLIPYCGFDMIS from the coding sequence ATGTTACAATTAAATTACATTCGCGAAAAAAAAGAAGAGGTAATACAACGTTTATTAATAAAAAACTTTTCTGCTGCTGAAGAAGTGATGAATAAAATCATTGAATTGGATGCGGCCAGAAGAAATATTCAAAAACAAAGCGATGATTTGAAAGCGGAAGCTAATTTAATTGCCAAGCAAATAGGAGAGCTGATGAAGTCCGGAAAAAAAGAAGAAGCGGAAGGGGTTAAATTAAAAACGGCTGAAATAAAAGGGAAAGAAAAATTACTGGATGATGAACTCAAAAAATTAGAAAGCGATATTAATTCAATTTTGCTTAGCGTCCCAAACACAGCGAATATAAGCGTACCCAAAGGTAAAACGGCACAAGATAATGAGATTGTCAATGAACAGGGTGTGAAACCAAATTTAGGTCCCCAAGCAAAACCTCATTGGGATTTAACCACCAAATACGATTTAATAGATTTTGAATTGGGTGTAAAAATTACGGGAGCAGGATTTCCGGTTTACAAAGGAAAAGGTGCACGTTTGCAAAGAGCACTTATCAATTATTTTTTAGAAAAAGCTACTGCAGCAGGATATTTAGAAATTCAACCTCCAATTGTAGTAAATGAAGAAAGTGGATATGGAACCGGACAATTACCGGATAAAGAAGGGCAAATGTATCATGCTACAATTGATAATTTATATTTGATTCCAACCGCTGAGGTTCCGGTTACTAATATTTACAGAGATGTTATTTTAAAAGAAAGCGAATTACCGATAAAAAACACAGCTTATACGCCTTGTTTTAGAAGAGAAGCAGGTAGTTATGGAAAAGATGTAAGAGGCTTAAATCGTTTGCATCAGTTTGATAAAGTAGAAATTGTTCAAATTGCGCATCCCGATAAAAGTTACGAAATACTGGAGCAAATGCGGGAATATGTATCCGGATTATTGGTTGAATTAGAATTACCGTTTAGGACATTAAAATTATGTGGAGGGGATATGAGTTTTGCAAGTGCATTAACTTACGATTTAGAAGTATGGAGTGCCGCACAACAACGTTGGTTGGAAGTAAGTAGCGTAAGTAATTTCGAATCATTTCAAACCAACCGATTAAAGTGCAGATTTAAAGATGCAAACGGTAAAACGCAATTGGCTCATAGTTTAAATGGTAGTGCGTTAGCCTTACCCCGAATTGTGGCTGCGCTGTTAGAAAATAATCAAACTGAAAGCGGAATAAAAATCCCTAAGGTATTAATTCCTTATTGCGGATTTGATATGATTTCCTAA
- the obgE gene encoding GTPase ObgE yields the protein MDSNFVDYVKICCRSGKGGAGSMHFHRDKFTAMGGPDGGNGGRGGHIIVRGNKQLWTLIHLKYRKHVIAKEGEKGGSALCSGKQGADEILEVPLGTIAKDAETGEVHFEITEDGQEVILVQGGRGGLGNANFKTATLQAPRHAQPGEDGKTEWKILELKVLADVGLVGFPNAGKSTLLSVVSAAKPEIANYPFTTLVPNLGIVAYRDYKSFVMADIPGIIEGAHEGKGIGLRFLRHIERNSTLLFMISCDTSDILSEYKILLKELEEFNPDLLDKKRLLAITKCDLMDEELETEMQKELTKKFKGKYKIPFIFISAVSGKNITELKDLLWKMLN from the coding sequence ATGGACTCGAATTTTGTTGACTATGTAAAGATTTGTTGCCGAAGCGGAAAAGGCGGTGCGGGCTCAATGCATTTTCATAGAGACAAATTTACGGCTATGGGCGGACCCGATGGTGGAAATGGAGGCAGAGGCGGACATATCATTGTGAGAGGAAATAAACAATTATGGACGCTCATACACTTAAAATATCGCAAACATGTTATTGCCAAAGAAGGCGAAAAAGGAGGAAGTGCACTTTGTAGCGGAAAACAAGGGGCTGATGAAATTTTAGAAGTGCCCTTAGGTACAATAGCCAAAGATGCAGAAACCGGTGAAGTACATTTTGAAATTACAGAAGATGGGCAAGAAGTAATATTAGTACAAGGAGGCCGTGGAGGATTAGGCAATGCGAATTTTAAAACTGCGACCTTGCAAGCACCGCGACATGCACAGCCCGGAGAAGATGGCAAAACAGAGTGGAAAATATTAGAATTAAAAGTTTTGGCCGATGTGGGTTTAGTTGGTTTTCCGAATGCCGGCAAATCGACTTTATTATCGGTGGTAAGCGCTGCAAAACCTGAAATTGCCAATTATCCGTTTACCACATTAGTACCTAATTTAGGCATTGTAGCCTACCGCGATTACAAAAGTTTTGTGATGGCCGATATTCCAGGAATCATTGAAGGAGCTCATGAAGGAAAAGGAATTGGCTTGCGATTTTTAAGGCATATTGAGAGAAACTCTACGCTATTATTCATGATCAGCTGCGATACATCAGATATTTTATCTGAATATAAAATTTTGCTGAAGGAATTGGAAGAATTTAATCCGGATTTATTGGATAAAAAAAGATTGCTGGCGATAACCAAATGCGATTTAATGGATGAGGAATTAGAAACAGAAATGCAGAAAGAACTTACCAAGAAGTTTAAAGGAAAATATAAAATACCGTTTATTTTTATTTCAGCGGTGAGTGGTAAAAATATTACCGAACTAAAAGATTTACTTTGGAAAATGCTTAACTAA
- a CDS encoding DMT family transporter → MRGKTLSWFLLILLSIIWGSSFILMKKGMMAFGSDEVAALRIGIAFVFLSPLIIKHHKIDFKKYLPGILLMGFFGNFFPAFLFTKAETEISSSLAGMLNALTPMFTIVVGVLWLKVKPTKIQGVGIISGLIAAILLLYFDGNNSQSKNALFGLLVVGATLSYAISVNGIRYYLHDLNPVKATVWAFTFTGPLSLIYLFTFTDFTIHVTENTNAQSSLLYIGILAIIGTALSVIAFNVLIREAGAVFASTCTYLIPIVAIIWGLVDYEAIHPVQVFAILVIILSVYYINRSK, encoded by the coding sequence ATGCGGGGCAAAACACTTTCGTGGTTTCTTTTAATATTACTTTCAATAATTTGGGGAAGTTCATTTATTTTGATGAAAAAGGGCATGATGGCTTTTGGCAGTGATGAAGTGGCCGCCTTACGAATAGGAATAGCTTTTGTTTTTTTATCGCCCTTAATAATAAAACACCATAAAATCGATTTTAAAAAGTATTTACCCGGTATTTTATTAATGGGGTTTTTTGGTAATTTTTTCCCCGCTTTTTTATTCACCAAAGCCGAAACGGAAATAAGCAGCAGTTTAGCCGGAATGCTGAATGCCTTAACACCTATGTTTACTATTGTGGTTGGTGTTTTGTGGTTAAAAGTTAAGCCCACAAAAATTCAAGGCGTTGGAATAATTAGCGGATTAATTGCAGCGATTTTGTTATTGTATTTTGATGGAAATAACTCACAGTCTAAAAATGCACTTTTTGGTTTGTTGGTGGTAGGCGCTACCTTATCTTACGCCATTTCGGTAAACGGAATCCGATATTATTTACACGATTTAAATCCGGTTAAAGCTACCGTTTGGGCCTTCACCTTTACCGGACCTTTAAGTTTAATTTATTTATTCACTTTTACTGATTTTACTATACATGTAACGGAAAACACGAATGCGCAAAGTTCTTTACTTTATATTGGAATATTAGCCATTATTGGTACGGCCCTTTCTGTTATTGCCTTTAATGTGCTCATCCGCGAGGCCGGCGCTGTTTTTGCCAGTACCTGTACGTATTTAATCCCAATTGTTGCAATTATTTGGGGATTAGTGGATTACGAAGCAATACATCCGGTGCAAGTTTTTGCTATTTTGGTAATTATTTTAAGTGTTTATTACATAAACCGTTCTAAATAA
- the rplU gene encoding 50S ribosomal protein L21, translating to MYAIVEIAGQQFKVERGHKVYVHRLEANEGTKVEFDRVLLIDNAGKISVGNPTVEGAKVAATVISHLKGDKVIVFKKKRRKTTQKWNNHRQALTQILIQGVLPKGETLKEELKAERKVWEVKRVGADATTDVEAPVKKAPAKKVAAKKAPAKKAAAKKTAKKKED from the coding sequence ATGTACGCAATCGTAGAAATAGCCGGGCAACAATTTAAAGTGGAACGTGGACACAAAGTTTACGTTCACCGCCTTGAGGCTAATGAGGGTACCAAAGTTGAGTTTGACCGTGTATTATTAATTGATAACGCAGGTAAAATATCAGTTGGAAACCCAACTGTTGAGGGAGCAAAAGTTGCCGCAACAGTAATCAGTCATCTTAAAGGAGATAAGGTGATTGTATTTAAGAAAAAGAGACGTAAAACAACTCAAAAGTGGAACAACCACCGTCAGGCTTTAACTCAGATTTTAATTCAAGGCGTTCTTCCAAAAGGAGAAACTTTGAAAGAAGAGTTAAAAGCAGAAAGAAAAGTTTGGGAAGTGAAAAGAGTAGGGGCAGATGCAACCACAGATGTTGAAGCGCCAGTAAAAAAGGCACCTGCGAAAAAAGTAGCCGCTAAAAAAGCGCCGGCTAAAAAGGCAGCCGCTAAAAAAACGGCAAAGAAAAAAGAAGATTAA
- a CDS encoding aspartate-semialdehyde dehydrogenase, producing the protein MKVAVVGATGLVGTKMLEVLNERNFMVSELIPVASERSVGKEIEFKGKKYKVHSMQQAIDAKPNVALFSAGGSTSLEWAPKFAAAGITVIDNSSAWRMDETKKLVVPEVNAHVLTANDKIIANPNCSTIQMVVVLQPLHAKYKIKRVVVSTYQSVTGTGVKAVNQLMNERKNGSSDEMAYKYKIDLNVIPQIDVFMDNGYTKEEMKMVKETNKIMGDNSIKVTATTVRIPVMGGHSESINIEFENEFDLKEVTALLKNTAGVIVEDDIQNQIYPMPMNAHNRDEVFVGRIRRDESQDKTLNLWVVADNLRKGAATNAVQIAEYLLGKNLI; encoded by the coding sequence ATGAAAGTTGCCGTGGTTGGCGCTACCGGATTGGTAGGCACAAAAATGTTGGAAGTATTAAATGAAAGAAATTTTATGGTAAGCGAATTAATACCGGTTGCCTCTGAAAGATCAGTTGGAAAAGAAATTGAATTCAAGGGAAAAAAATACAAAGTACACAGTATGCAGCAAGCCATCGATGCAAAACCAAATGTGGCTTTATTCTCAGCCGGGGGAAGCACATCATTAGAGTGGGCTCCTAAATTTGCAGCAGCCGGTATTACGGTAATAGATAACTCTTCCGCCTGGCGCATGGATGAAACTAAAAAATTAGTAGTGCCTGAAGTAAATGCACATGTGTTAACGGCAAACGATAAAATTATTGCCAATCCCAATTGTTCCACTATACAAATGGTGGTAGTATTACAACCCTTACATGCCAAATATAAAATTAAACGCGTAGTGGTTTCAACTTATCAAAGCGTAACCGGCACGGGCGTAAAAGCGGTAAATCAATTAATGAATGAAAGAAAAAACGGCAGTAGTGATGAAATGGCCTATAAATACAAAATTGATTTAAATGTTATTCCGCAAATTGATGTATTTATGGATAATGGTTACACCAAGGAAGAAATGAAAATGGTAAAGGAAACCAATAAAATTATGGGAGATAACTCCATTAAAGTTACAGCCACTACGGTTAGAATTCCGGTAATGGGCGGACATAGTGAAAGTATAAATATTGAATTTGAAAATGAATTTGACTTGAAAGAAGTTACTGCTCTATTAAAAAATACAGCGGGAGTAATTGTAGAAGATGATATACAAAATCAAATTTATCCCATGCCCATGAATGCGCATAACCGCGATGAAGTTTTTGTAGGGAGAATCCGAAGGGATGAATCGCAGGATAAAACACTTAACCTTTGGGTGGTGGCTGATAATTTACGCAAAGGTGCTGCCACCAATGCAGTACAGATAGCGGAATATTTATTAGGAAAGAATTTGATTTAA
- a CDS encoding T9SS type A sorting domain-containing protein: MAKFFVGQCPPHVDFFTHNLSRTLTCNNPTLLASGTSTTNNTELSWIVPSTPSLINSPTIIIGSQTGPPTSTSTLIYAQYTLVATNTLLSCSTTSVIQIYQNFKPPTVNIAISIATPTTICNNSFPVLTTGTSISIGLPWPFLNNPCWSGPPPQTYTCGPSSYTCNVPGIYSLTLTDYYNGCSGSDTINVKDTRPQFGLQGSAPTSSLNCDGSLIVTTQIPNGYTLSASSGSLNGTTLNNLCYGWVKLCMTFTDTQCYKCDSILMNEATAIKEINPTAIGLEEQVLIYPNPTNSDFFIENKSNENLSVKIYNVDGESMEAEALEAGALTNTVASYKTTKIKAGNLENGLYILELKIDTQIIRKKILIQK; the protein is encoded by the coding sequence TTGGCGAAGTTTTTTGTTGGACAATGTCCGCCCCACGTGGATTTTTTTACGCATAATCTTTCACGCACTTTAACGTGCAACAATCCTACCTTATTGGCAAGTGGGACTTCAACTACAAATAACACCGAATTAAGTTGGATTGTTCCTTCCACTCCGTCTCTGATTAATTCACCAACCATAATCATAGGTTCACAAACCGGACCTCCAACTTCAACATCAACTTTGATATACGCTCAATATACCCTTGTTGCAACAAACACTTTACTTTCCTGCTCAACAACTTCTGTTATTCAGATCTATCAGAATTTTAAACCTCCTACCGTTAACATCGCCATTTCTATCGCTACTCCTACCACTATCTGCAATAATTCTTTTCCGGTTTTAACTACTGGTACATCTATAAGTATTGGACTGCCTTGGCCATTTTTGAATAATCCATGTTGGTCCGGCCCTCCTCCTCAAACTTACACTTGTGGTCCTTCTTCTTATACTTGTAATGTTCCGGGTATCTATAGTTTAACATTAACTGACTACTACAACGGTTGCTCAGGTTCTGATACCATAAACGTAAAAGACACCCGCCCTCAATTCGGTTTGCAAGGTAGCGCTCCTACTTCATCCCTCAATTGCGATGGTTCATTAATTGTTACTACGCAAATTCCTAATGGATATACTTTGTCTGCAAGCTCAGGTTCCTTAAACGGTACCACATTAAATAATTTATGTTACGGCTGGGTAAAATTATGCATGACCTTTACCGATACCCAATGTTATAAATGCGATTCAATTTTAATGAACGAAGCCACGGCTATAAAAGAAATAAATCCGACAGCTATCGGATTAGAAGAACAAGTTTTAATTTATCCGAATCCAACTAACTCAGATTTTTTTATAGAGAATAAGTCTAACGAAAATTTGAGCGTGAAAATTTACAATGTAGATGGAGAATCTATGGAGGCTGAGGCTCTAGAAGCCGGAGCTTTAACAAACACAGTTGCTTCCTATAAAACTACAAAAATAAAAGCGGGCAATTTAGAAAACGGACTTTATATTCTTGAACTAAAAATAGATACCCAAATCATACGCAAGAAAATCCTCATTCAAAAATAA
- the rpmA gene encoding 50S ribosomal protein L27 has protein sequence MAHKKGEGKVKNGRESHSKRLGVKIYGGQACIAGNIIVRQRGTKHNPGENVGIGKDHTLYALTAGTVVFKKKKDDRSYVSVIPQA, from the coding sequence ATGGCACACAAAAAAGGCGAAGGTAAAGTAAAGAACGGTCGCGAATCACATAGTAAACGTTTAGGCGTAAAAATTTATGGTGGACAGGCATGTATTGCGGGTAACATCATCGTGCGTCAACGCGGAACAAAACATAATCCGGGCGAGAATGTAGGAATCGGAAAAGATCACACTTTGTATGCATTAACTGCAGGTACCGTGGTTTTTAAGAAGAAGAAAGACGATCGTTCGTACGTTTCAGTTATTCCACAGGCTTAA
- the murA gene encoding UDP-N-acetylglucosamine 1-carboxyvinyltransferase: MAIFEVHGGHKLKGEIIPQGAKNEALQILCAVLLTKEKVVIGKVPDIVDINKLIELLADLGVKVEKTGHEEYTFQADQVNVDYLVSPEFKKKGGSLRGSMMIVGPMLTRFGKAYMPKPGGDKIGRRRVDTHFMGFEALGAKFKYNQENEIFEVEGKNLRGTYMLLDEASVTGTANIVMAAVLAEGITTIYNAACEPYLQQLCKMLNRMGAKITGVGSNLLTIEGVKELKGTTHMMLPDMIEIGSFIGLAAVTQSEITIKNVSYDNLGIIPTIFGRLGVQMERRGDDLFIPEQEHYEIDTFIDGSILTVSDAIWPGFTPDLISIALVTAIQARGNVLIHQKMFESRLFFVDKLIDMGAQIILCDPHRATVMGLDRRTQLKAIQMASPDIRAGVALLIAAMSAKGKSVIYNINQIDRGYQNIDGRLNAIGAQINRKN; encoded by the coding sequence ATGGCAATTTTTGAAGTACATGGTGGTCACAAATTAAAAGGGGAAATAATTCCACAAGGCGCAAAAAACGAAGCATTACAAATTTTATGCGCGGTATTACTCACCAAAGAGAAAGTTGTAATAGGCAAAGTGCCTGATATTGTAGATATCAATAAATTAATTGAACTACTTGCTGATTTAGGTGTAAAGGTTGAAAAAACCGGACATGAAGAATATACTTTTCAGGCCGATCAGGTAAATGTAGATTATTTGGTATCGCCTGAGTTTAAGAAAAAGGGCGGAAGTTTAAGAGGAAGTATGATGATTGTAGGCCCTATGCTTACGCGTTTCGGAAAAGCGTATATGCCAAAACCGGGAGGAGACAAAATCGGAAGAAGAAGAGTAGATACACACTTTATGGGCTTTGAAGCCTTAGGGGCTAAGTTCAAATATAATCAGGAGAATGAAATATTTGAAGTAGAAGGTAAAAATTTAAGGGGAACCTACATGTTGCTGGATGAAGCTTCGGTAACCGGTACGGCTAATATTGTAATGGCTGCAGTTTTAGCAGAGGGAATTACAACTATTTATAATGCAGCTTGCGAACCTTATTTACAACAATTGTGTAAAATGCTCAATAGAATGGGGGCAAAAATTACAGGTGTAGGTTCAAATCTATTAACTATTGAAGGTGTAAAGGAATTGAAGGGAACAACGCACATGATGTTGCCTGATATGATTGAAATTGGTTCATTCATTGGTTTAGCAGCAGTAACGCAATCTGAAATTACAATTAAAAATGTAAGTTACGACAACCTTGGTATTATACCTACTATTTTCGGTAGACTAGGTGTACAGATGGAAAGAAGAGGCGATGATTTATTTATCCCTGAACAAGAACATTATGAAATTGATACCTTCATCGACGGGTCTATCCTAACCGTTAGTGATGCAATTTGGCCGGGCTTTACTCCGGATTTAATTAGTATTGCTTTAGTAACTGCTATTCAGGCTAGAGGTAATGTGCTGATTCATCAAAAAATGTTCGAAAGCCGATTGTTTTTTGTAGATAAATTAATTGATATGGGTGCACAAATTATTTTGTGCGATCCGCACCGGGCAACCGTTATGGGACTAGATCGACGAACCCAATTAAAAGCAATTCAAATGGCGAGTCCGGATATACGCGCCGGCGTTGCCTTATTAATTGCTGCCATGAGTGCCAAAGGGAAAAGCGTTATCTATAATATAAATCAAATTGACCGGGGATATCAAAATATTGATGGAAGATTAAATGCCATAGGCGCTCAAATAAACCGCAAAAATTGA
- a CDS encoding DUF4290 domain-containing protein: MEYNTQLERLIIPEYGRNIQGMIEHCVGIKDKDERNLCAKAIIQVMGQLNPHLRDASDYTHKLWDHLFIISKFKLDVESPYPIPSPESFKEKPKKLDYPKGKIRYKHYGKTIEDIIRKAKELPEGAEKAELTRQIANHLKKSYFNWNKDHITDDVIFKNLEELSGGELKMDANAALSSHQELRGNSGKKFYHNKNNKHKGGHHKHKNNNRKY, translated from the coding sequence ATGGAATACAATACTCAATTAGAGCGATTAATCATACCGGAATACGGCAGAAATATTCAAGGCATGATAGAACATTGCGTAGGAATTAAAGATAAAGATGAACGCAATCTTTGTGCTAAAGCAATTATTCAGGTAATGGGTCAATTGAATCCGCATTTGCGGGATGCCAGTGATTACACGCATAAATTGTGGGATCATTTGTTCATCATCTCAAAATTTAAGCTGGATGTTGAAAGTCCATATCCTATTCCAAGTCCGGAATCGTTTAAAGAGAAACCTAAAAAACTCGATTATCCTAAGGGTAAAATTCGTTACAAGCATTATGGTAAAACCATAGAAGACATTATTCGTAAAGCTAAGGAGTTGCCGGAAGGCGCTGAAAAGGCTGAGTTAACCAGGCAAATTGCCAATCATTTAAAAAAGTCGTACTTCAATTGGAATAAAGATCACATCACCGATGATGTTATTTTTAAAAATTTGGAAGAGCTTTCCGGTGGTGAATTAAAGATGGATGCGAATGCTGCATTAAGTTCGCATCAGGAATTGAGAGGAAATTCCGGAAAAAAATTCTATCACAATAAAAATAATAAACACAAGGGTGGACATCACAAGCATAAGAACAATAACAGAAAATATTAA